In Geobacter anodireducens, a genomic segment contains:
- a CDS encoding acyl-[acyl-carrier-protein]--UDP-N-acetylglucosamine O-acyltransferase, with protein sequence MIHPTAIVHPGAEIAEGVEIGPYVIIGEHVRIGRGTTVGPHTVIDGWTEIGEDNRIFNMASVGGIPQDLKYRGEETWLRIGNRNVIREFTTLQPGTVTGIGETVIGDDNLFMAYCHAAHDCVIGNRVIMANGSTLAGHVVVEDFAILGGLSAVHQFVRVGESAMLSGGAMVVQDVLPFTIASGNRAISSGLNTVGLRRRGFSEELVGRIKKAYRLVIRSGLKLEEALRRIREEIPPSQEIDHFVTFAEKSERGLCR encoded by the coding sequence ATGATTCATCCTACGGCAATCGTGCATCCCGGGGCGGAAATCGCCGAGGGTGTAGAAATCGGCCCCTATGTCATTATCGGGGAGCACGTTCGTATCGGACGGGGCACAACCGTTGGACCCCACACCGTCATTGACGGCTGGACCGAGATCGGCGAGGACAACCGGATATTCAATATGGCCTCGGTGGGCGGCATTCCCCAGGACCTGAAGTACCGGGGAGAGGAAACCTGGCTGCGGATCGGCAACCGTAACGTCATTCGCGAGTTCACGACGCTCCAGCCCGGGACGGTCACCGGCATCGGCGAAACGGTAATCGGTGACGACAACCTGTTCATGGCCTACTGTCATGCGGCCCATGACTGTGTGATCGGCAATCGGGTCATCATGGCCAACGGATCGACACTGGCCGGCCATGTGGTTGTCGAGGATTTCGCCATCCTCGGCGGGCTTTCGGCGGTTCATCAGTTCGTCAGGGTGGGCGAGAGCGCCATGCTTTCCGGAGGAGCCATGGTTGTGCAGGATGTGCTGCCGTTCACCATCGCCAGCGGCAACCGGGCGATTTCTTCCGGTCTCAACACGGTGGGGCTCCGACGGCGCGGCTTCTCCGAGGAGCTCGTTGGCCGGATCAAGAAAGCCTACCGGCTCGTGATCCGGTCCGGCCTCAAGCTGGAGGAGGCGTTGCGCCGCATCCGCGAGGAAATCCCTCCCTCGCAGGAGATCGATCACTTTGTTACTTTTGCCGAGAAATCGGAAAGGGGACTCTGCAGATGA
- a CDS encoding UDP-N-acetyl-D-glucosamine dehydrogenase: protein MTDKLRTAVIGVGYLGQFHAEKYAQLPDSELVAVVDTDMNRAAEVAAKVGASPCADYRELLDRVDAVSIVVPTQYHFEVARAFLDRGVHVLLEKPITTTIEEADELIRIADERKAVFQVGHLERFNPVVMALDELLTGPRFIESLRIAPFKPRGTDVNVVLDLMIHDIDIIQHIIDSPVKQVNSIGAPVFTDEEDIANARIQFENGCVANVTASRISLKSERKMRIFQADSYITVDFQNKSLAVFRKGSGEMFPGVPNVAMDQKTFEQGDALKSEIASFLECIRTGATPVVSGRDGKRALETALMITKQL, encoded by the coding sequence ATGACGGACAAACTACGGACAGCGGTTATCGGCGTCGGTTACCTGGGACAGTTTCACGCGGAAAAGTATGCCCAGCTTCCTGATTCCGAGCTGGTGGCGGTGGTCGACACCGACATGAACCGGGCCGCAGAGGTGGCGGCCAAGGTCGGTGCCAGCCCCTGCGCCGATTACCGTGAGCTGTTGGACCGGGTCGACGCCGTGAGCATTGTGGTGCCGACTCAGTACCATTTCGAGGTGGCGCGGGCGTTTCTGGACCGTGGTGTCCACGTGCTGCTGGAAAAACCGATTACCACCACCATCGAGGAAGCGGATGAGCTGATCCGCATTGCCGATGAGCGGAAGGCGGTGTTCCAGGTGGGTCACCTTGAGCGCTTCAATCCGGTGGTCATGGCCCTTGACGAGCTGCTGACCGGGCCGCGCTTCATCGAATCGCTGCGGATCGCGCCGTTCAAGCCCCGGGGGACCGATGTGAACGTGGTGCTCGACCTCATGATCCACGACATCGACATCATCCAGCACATCATCGATTCGCCCGTGAAGCAGGTCAATTCCATCGGCGCGCCGGTCTTCACCGACGAGGAAGATATTGCCAATGCCCGGATCCAGTTCGAGAACGGCTGTGTGGCCAACGTCACCGCCAGCCGGATCAGCCTGAAGAGCGAGCGCAAGATGCGGATCTTCCAGGCCGACTCCTACATTACGGTCGACTTCCAGAATAAATCCCTGGCAGTCTTCCGCAAGGGGAGCGGCGAGATGTTCCCCGGCGTACCGAACGTGGCCATGGACCAGAAGACGTTCGAGCAGGGCGATGCCCTGAAGAGCGAGATCGCCTCGTTCCTGGAGTGCATCAGGACCGGGGCGACCCCGGTGGTGAGCGGCCGGGACGGCAAGCGGGCGCTGGAGACGGCGCTCATGATCACGAAACAACTGTAG
- a CDS encoding erythromycin biosynthesis sensory transduction protein eryC1, whose amino-acid sequence MIPMVDLKVQYLKLKDEIDRGILEALEKTQFILGPNVSAFEEEAAAYLGVKHAIGVASGTDALARHRGGLRHRRPSPCPAAAGIKEGDEVITSPFTFIATAEAIRYVGATPVFVDIDPRTYNIDPAAIEAAITPRTRAVLPVHLFGQPADMGAIEAICARHGLLLVEDCAQSFGAAAAGRMTGSIGALGAFSFFPSKNLGCYGDGGLVTASCSETAEMVKVLRNHGSKVRYHHSVIGYNSRLDEIQAVILRAKLKHIDEYNQGRRRVAHLYSELLAGTGIVTPYEDGKGVHVYHQYTLLTERRDDIMKALTGAGIASAIYYPIPLHKQDVFAAQYAGLTLPVTEDAAARCMSLPIFPEMTEEQVREVVGVIKSAL is encoded by the coding sequence ATGATTCCAATGGTAGACCTCAAGGTCCAGTACCTGAAGCTTAAAGACGAGATCGACCGGGGCATTCTGGAGGCCCTGGAGAAGACCCAGTTCATCCTCGGTCCCAATGTGAGCGCCTTCGAGGAGGAGGCTGCGGCGTACCTGGGCGTGAAGCACGCCATCGGGGTGGCCTCCGGCACCGACGCCTTAGCACGCCATCGGGGTGGCCTCCGGCACCGACGCCCTTCACCTTGCCCTGCCGCGGCCGGCATCAAGGAGGGAGACGAGGTGATCACCTCCCCCTTCACCTTCATCGCCACGGCCGAGGCCATCCGCTACGTGGGGGCGACGCCGGTCTTCGTCGACATCGACCCGCGCACCTACAATATCGATCCTGCAGCCATCGAGGCGGCCATCACGCCCAGGACCCGCGCCGTGCTGCCGGTCCACCTGTTCGGCCAGCCCGCCGACATGGGGGCCATCGAGGCGATCTGCGCCAGGCACGGTCTCCTCCTGGTCGAGGATTGCGCCCAGTCCTTCGGCGCCGCCGCGGCCGGCCGGATGACCGGTTCCATCGGCGCTCTGGGGGCCTTCAGCTTCTTCCCCAGCAAGAACCTTGGGTGCTACGGCGACGGGGGCCTCGTGACCGCCTCCTGCTCCGAAACGGCCGAGATGGTCAAGGTGCTCCGCAACCACGGGAGCAAGGTCCGCTACCACCATTCGGTCATCGGCTACAACAGCCGTCTTGACGAGATCCAGGCCGTGATCCTGCGGGCCAAGCTCAAGCATATCGACGAGTACAACCAGGGGCGGCGCCGGGTGGCTCACCTCTACTCGGAACTGCTGGCCGGCACCGGCATCGTCACCCCTTACGAGGACGGCAAGGGCGTTCACGTCTATCACCAGTACACCCTGCTCACCGAGCGGCGCGACGACATCATGAAGGCCCTGACCGGCGCGGGCATCGCCTCCGCCATTTACTATCCCATCCCGCTGCACAAGCAGGATGTCTTTGCCGCACAGTACGCCGGCCTGACCCTGCCGGTGACCGAGGATGCGGCGGCCCGCTGCATGTCGCTCCCCATCTTCCCCGAGATGACCGAGGAGCAGGTGCGCGAGGTGGTCGGGGTCATCAAGAGCGCGCTCTAG
- a CDS encoding lipid-A-disaccharide synthase, with translation MTENTSHRIMIVAGEASGDLHGAGLVREALRLDPTLSFFGIGGPRMREAGVETLVDSSEMAVVGIVEVLAHIGVISRAFMTLRRVIASNPPDLLILIDYPDFNMLLARVARHHGVKVLYYISPQVWAWRTGRVKTIGRLVDRMAVVFPFEVPFYERAGVPVSFVGHPLADRVRPTMGRDEALASFGLDPGRRVVGLFPGSRRGEIAKLFPVILESAQLLRERYPGIQFILPLASSLTDGDIAPQLEASGLDVTVARDRVYDVMQVCDAIVTVSGTVTLEIALMGVPMVIIYKVSPLTYQVGKRLIRVDHIGICNIVAGARVVPELIQDEASADRIAAEIGRYLDDSAYAEKTRAGLAMVKEKLGTGGCSERVAGIILEMLGKQV, from the coding sequence ATGACAGAAAACACATCACATCGAATCATGATCGTGGCCGGCGAGGCCTCGGGCGACCTCCACGGGGCCGGGCTGGTCAGGGAAGCGCTCCGTCTTGACCCGACCCTCTCTTTCTTCGGCATCGGGGGCCCCCGCATGCGGGAGGCCGGGGTGGAGACCCTGGTGGACTCCTCGGAGATGGCGGTGGTGGGTATCGTGGAGGTACTGGCCCACATCGGGGTGATCTCCCGGGCCTTCATGACGCTCAGGCGGGTCATCGCTTCGAATCCGCCCGATCTCCTGATTCTCATCGACTACCCTGACTTCAACATGCTGCTTGCCCGGGTGGCCCGGCACCACGGCGTCAAGGTGCTTTACTACATCAGCCCCCAGGTCTGGGCCTGGCGGACCGGGCGGGTCAAGACCATCGGTCGGCTGGTGGACCGGATGGCCGTGGTGTTTCCCTTTGAGGTGCCCTTTTACGAACGGGCCGGGGTGCCGGTCAGCTTCGTGGGCCATCCCTTGGCGGACCGGGTGCGCCCGACCATGGGGCGTGACGAGGCCCTGGCCTCCTTCGGGCTCGATCCGGGGCGGCGGGTGGTGGGGCTCTTCCCCGGCAGCCGCCGCGGGGAGATTGCCAAGCTCTTCCCGGTAATCCTCGAAAGCGCGCAGTTGTTGCGGGAACGCTATCCCGGCATCCAGTTCATCCTGCCGCTGGCATCGAGCCTCACCGACGGGGACATTGCTCCCCAACTGGAGGCATCGGGCCTTGACGTGACCGTGGCCCGGGACCGGGTGTACGACGTGATGCAGGTGTGCGATGCCATCGTGACCGTGTCCGGCACCGTGACCCTGGAGATCGCCCTCATGGGCGTGCCCATGGTGATCATCTACAAGGTGTCCCCGCTCACCTACCAGGTGGGTAAGCGGCTCATCCGCGTGGACCACATCGGGATCTGCAACATCGTGGCCGGCGCGCGGGTGGTGCCGGAACTGATCCAGGACGAGGCATCGGCCGACCGGATCGCCGCCGAGATCGGACGCTATCTGGATGATTCCGCCTATGCCGAGAAAACCCGCGCCGGGCTTGCCATGGTCAAGGAAAAGCTCGGTACCGGCGGCTGCTCTGAACGGGTGGCGGGAATCATTCTGGAAATGCTCGGAAAGCAGGTCTAA
- a CDS encoding 3-deoxy-D-manno-octulosonic acid transferase, with protein sequence MVFLVYDILLLLLSPAIIAHHAWRTVSRGRSFAGFGERFGFIAPERLMPVAGKRPIWVHAVSVGETMAVKPLLRELKHRYPERPVVLSTVTETGRSVAEKIAEADLVVYFPFDFGCAVSRALRLVSPSLVIVVETEIWPNFLRYARRMAIPAVMVNGRISDRSFPRYLRFSWFFAPLLAKLSALCMQSEEDARRIVAIGAPAHRVFVTRNLKYDLPVRTLSPAEREELHQRYRLPPDALVITAGSTHAGEEEAVADSYARLVRERPGLFLVLVPRHPERAAEVGTMLQGKGIPHVRRSALDGAPEPAAGGVLLVDTIGELMNLYALSDLVFVGGSLVPVGGHNLLEPASVGAPVLFGPHMHNFREITALVLAADAGEQVEDRAGLEDALRRLLNDEPRRLAMGERGIRLMTEQGGAASRHLEIIGRLLVTGSGE encoded by the coding sequence ATGGTCTTTCTTGTGTACGACATACTGCTGCTCCTGCTGTCGCCCGCGATTATCGCCCACCACGCCTGGCGGACGGTGAGCCGGGGGAGGAGTTTCGCCGGGTTCGGCGAGCGGTTCGGGTTCATCGCGCCGGAACGGCTCATGCCCGTTGCGGGCAAGAGACCCATCTGGGTCCACGCGGTTTCGGTGGGTGAAACCATGGCGGTGAAACCCCTGCTGCGCGAGCTGAAACATCGGTATCCCGAGCGGCCCGTTGTGCTCTCAACCGTGACCGAGACCGGACGCTCTGTTGCCGAGAAGATCGCCGAGGCGGATCTCGTCGTCTACTTCCCCTTTGATTTCGGCTGTGCCGTGTCTCGCGCACTTCGGCTCGTGTCACCGTCGCTGGTCATTGTGGTGGAGACGGAGATCTGGCCCAATTTCCTGCGCTACGCCCGTCGGATGGCAATCCCCGCCGTCATGGTCAACGGCCGTATCTCGGACCGCTCCTTTCCGCGCTACCTCCGGTTTTCATGGTTTTTTGCCCCGCTCCTGGCAAAGCTGTCCGCCCTCTGCATGCAGAGCGAGGAGGATGCCCGCCGCATCGTGGCTATCGGTGCGCCGGCGCACCGGGTGTTCGTGACGCGCAACCTCAAGTACGACCTCCCCGTGAGAACCCTGAGCCCTGCGGAACGCGAGGAATTGCACCAGCGTTACCGTCTCCCACCGGACGCCCTCGTCATCACTGCCGGAAGTACCCATGCCGGTGAGGAAGAGGCCGTGGCGGACAGCTATGCCCGCCTTGTCCGGGAGCGGCCAGGGCTGTTCCTGGTGCTCGTGCCCCGGCACCCGGAGCGTGCCGCTGAAGTAGGAACGATGCTGCAGGGCAAAGGGATTCCCCATGTGCGTCGTTCCGCCCTTGATGGGGCGCCTGAACCGGCAGCCGGCGGAGTTCTGCTGGTGGACACCATCGGCGAGCTCATGAACCTCTATGCCCTGTCCGACCTGGTCTTCGTGGGGGGAAGCCTCGTGCCCGTGGGAGGGCACAACCTGTTGGAACCTGCGTCGGTCGGAGCCCCGGTCCTGTTCGGCCCCCACATGCACAATTTTCGGGAGATAACGGCCCTGGTCCTGGCAGCCGATGCGGGCGAGCAGGTTGAGGACCGAGCCGGCCTGGAGGATGCCCTGCGGCGGCTCCTGAACGACGAGCCCCGCCGACTCGCCATGGGAGAGCGCGGCATCCGCCTCATGACAGAGCAGGGGGGGGCCGCCTCCCGCCACCTGGAGATCATCGGGCGCCTGCTTGTCACGGGGAGCGGCGAGTGA
- a CDS encoding tetraacyldisaccharide 4'-kinase: MSCTGYWRKLASGEERGAGARLLGAALAIPAVLYGLVVRLRALAYANGLFAVRRLDRPVISVGNLTVGGTGKTPMVAYLARRLMARGKRVAVISRGYGGSLEGEARIVSDGRTVLLTAAEAGDEPVHLATSVPGLMAVIGADRYAAGLLALEQLDPDVFILDDGYQHLRLHRDLNILLMDCRRPLGNGRTLPTGLLREPRAAIQRADLVVYTRCTGGEAPAVHGMVPSCRAGHALTGAALLPDGEVQPLGALRGRRGVAFAGIAEPEGFFEALRREGLDIVATIPFADHASYGEREVNMLREAATGADYLVTTGKDGVKLSAHLARLLPVYATVLEMRPLDPGPLEAALDKVL, translated from the coding sequence GTGAGTTGCACAGGGTACTGGCGAAAACTGGCTTCCGGTGAAGAGCGCGGCGCGGGTGCCCGGCTTCTCGGCGCGGCCCTCGCCATCCCTGCCGTCCTTTATGGACTGGTGGTCCGGCTCCGGGCACTGGCCTACGCCAACGGACTGTTTGCGGTCAGGCGCCTGGACCGTCCGGTGATCTCCGTGGGCAACCTGACCGTGGGGGGCACGGGCAAAACCCCCATGGTGGCGTACCTGGCGCGCCGGCTCATGGCGCGGGGCAAGCGGGTTGCGGTCATCTCGCGGGGGTACGGCGGGTCGCTGGAAGGCGAAGCACGCATCGTTTCCGACGGGCGTACGGTCTTGCTCACCGCTGCCGAGGCGGGGGATGAACCCGTGCACCTGGCAACGTCGGTGCCCGGGCTCATGGCGGTCATCGGCGCGGACCGTTACGCAGCCGGTCTCCTGGCGCTGGAACAGCTCGATCCGGACGTCTTCATTCTGGATGACGGCTACCAGCACCTCCGGCTCCACCGGGACCTGAACATCCTGCTCATGGATTGCCGCCGGCCCCTCGGCAACGGCCGGACCTTGCCGACGGGGCTGCTCCGGGAACCGCGGGCGGCCATCCAGCGGGCCGATCTGGTGGTCTACACCCGCTGCACCGGTGGCGAAGCCCCGGCGGTTCACGGCATGGTCCCTTCGTGCCGGGCCGGTCACGCACTGACGGGGGCGGCTCTTCTTCCCGATGGAGAGGTGCAGCCGTTAGGAGCCCTGCGCGGCCGCAGAGGGGTTGCCTTTGCCGGCATCGCCGAGCCGGAGGGTTTTTTCGAGGCCCTTCGCAGGGAGGGGCTGGATATCGTGGCGACCATTCCCTTTGCCGATCACGCCTCTTACGGTGAGCGAGAGGTGAACATGCTGCGGGAAGCGGCCACGGGTGCCGATTACCTGGTCACCACCGGCAAGGATGGGGTCAAGCTGTCTGCCCATCTGGCGCGCCTGCTGCCGGTCTACGCCACAGTGCTCGAAATGCGCCCGCTGGATCCCGGTCCCCTTGAAGCGGCCCTGGACAAAGTGCTTTAA
- a CDS encoding ADP-heptose--LPS heptosyltransferase — MDIRQETIGSILVRSTNWIGDAVMTTPALRAIRESFPNARVTVLANPLVAPLFTGHGAVDDVIIYDRKGAHAGLRGKMRLARDLRTRRFDLAILLQNAVDAALIAWLARIPRRMGYRTDGRGPLLTHGVAVDGATRLLHHVEYYLAMLARFGVTTRDRHLELATTADEDAAMAELLAGHGIGARDALLGINPGASYGAAKRWYPERFAAVADELSRRWGARVVVTGGPGEAAIAADIAAAMTTPCVVMAGKTSVRELMALIKRCDFFITNDSGPMHIAAAFGVPLVAVFGSTDHATTSPWSERAVIVRRDTDCAPCLLRECPTDHRCMTAVTTAEVVEAAERLRAGRQALPSQGVS, encoded by the coding sequence TTGGATATACGGCAGGAGACAATCGGCAGCATTCTCGTCCGATCCACCAACTGGATCGGCGATGCGGTGATGACCACACCGGCGCTGCGGGCAATTCGCGAGAGCTTCCCGAACGCCCGGGTGACGGTATTGGCCAATCCGTTGGTGGCACCGCTGTTCACCGGTCACGGAGCCGTGGATGACGTCATCATCTATGACCGAAAAGGTGCGCATGCCGGCCTGCGGGGCAAAATGCGGCTTGCCCGTGACCTGCGAACCCGGCGGTTCGATCTGGCGATTCTGCTGCAGAATGCCGTTGATGCGGCGCTCATCGCCTGGCTTGCCCGGATTCCCCGGCGCATGGGATACCGGACCGATGGCCGCGGGCCGCTTCTGACCCACGGAGTTGCGGTTGACGGCGCCACGCGCCTGCTCCATCACGTGGAATACTACCTGGCCATGCTCGCCCGTTTCGGGGTCACCACCCGTGATCGGCATCTTGAACTGGCCACAACGGCCGACGAGGATGCCGCCATGGCAGAACTTTTGGCAGGGCACGGAATCGGGGCTCGCGATGCCCTCCTCGGCATCAACCCCGGCGCCTCGTACGGCGCGGCCAAGCGGTGGTATCCGGAGCGCTTTGCCGCCGTGGCCGACGAGCTGTCCCGCCGCTGGGGTGCGCGGGTCGTGGTGACCGGCGGGCCGGGTGAAGCGGCCATTGCCGCCGACATTGCCGCGGCCATGACCACCCCCTGTGTCGTCATGGCGGGGAAGACATCGGTACGGGAGCTCATGGCGCTCATCAAACGCTGCGATTTCTTTATCACCAACGACTCGGGCCCCATGCACATTGCGGCGGCCTTCGGCGTCCCGCTCGTGGCCGTGTTCGGCTCCACGGACCATGCGACCACCTCGCCCTGGAGCGAACGGGCCGTCATCGTGCGTCGCGACACCGACTGCGCCCCGTGCCTGCTGCGGGAATGCCCCACCGACCACCGGTGCATGACCGCAGTGACGACGGCCGAGGTGGTGGAGGCCGCGGAACGGCTCCGGGCAGGCCGTCAAGCACTACCATCCCAGGGAGTATCGTGA
- a CDS encoding alpha-L-glycero-D-manno-heptose beta-1,4-glucosyltransferase, whose protein sequence is MAKVSVYIIAYNEEQKIEPALQSVTWADEIVVVDSFSTDRTAEIARKYTDKVVQVPFEGFGKLRNSAIAATSHEWIFSLDTDERCTEEAKNEILAIIDSPDALDAYYVPRRNIFMGRWVRYSGWYPDYRQPQLFRRGAQVFTDEVVHESFTTIGRVGHMKNAIWQIPFRNFEQMISKIDRYSTLGAAKMAAKGVRPGMGKALFHALFAFFRMYILRRGILDGWAGFVIALYTFEGTFYRYAKQVEAARGWVMTRPEELER, encoded by the coding sequence ATGGCGAAGGTTTCCGTTTACATCATAGCCTACAACGAGGAGCAGAAGATCGAGCCGGCCCTGCAGAGCGTCACCTGGGCCGACGAGATCGTGGTGGTCGACTCCTTCAGCACCGACCGGACGGCTGAGATCGCCCGGAAGTATACCGACAAGGTCGTCCAGGTTCCCTTCGAAGGGTTCGGCAAGCTGCGCAACAGCGCCATAGCCGCCACGTCCCACGAATGGATCTTCAGCCTCGATACGGACGAGCGCTGCACCGAAGAGGCCAAGAACGAGATTCTCGCCATCATCGACAGCCCCGATGCCCTGGACGCCTACTACGTGCCGCGCCGCAACATCTTCATGGGGCGCTGGGTCAGGTATTCCGGCTGGTATCCCGACTATCGCCAGCCCCAGCTTTTCCGTCGCGGCGCCCAGGTCTTCACGGACGAGGTGGTGCATGAGTCGTTTACCACCATCGGCCGGGTCGGCCACATGAAGAATGCCATCTGGCAGATTCCGTTCCGCAATTTCGAACAGATGATTTCCAAGATCGACCGCTATTCCACCCTGGGCGCGGCCAAGATGGCCGCCAAGGGGGTACGCCCCGGCATGGGCAAGGCGCTCTTTCACGCACTGTTCGCCTTTTTCAGGATGTATATCCTGCGGCGCGGCATCCTCGACGGCTGGGCCGGTTTCGTCATCGCCCTCTACACCTTCGAGGGGACGTTCTACCGGTACGCCAAACAAGTGGAGGCGGCACGCGGCTGGGTCATGACCCGGCCGGAAGAACTCGAACGGTAA
- a CDS encoding glycoside hydrolase, with the protein MDRNTGTGSRLTVLFVESSKNFGGQERRIVHEARLLRDAGHRPLILCPPDALLCARAHAAGLIAAGVPMRNAMHPVAIRSLCTVIRREGVDVIYSHSAKDSWLGGIASLLTGVPLVRSRELLNPIKRAVSYNLLPKRVLACSNAVREHLIASGVDPRKVYVQYPPVATARFASVADEERLKTRRDLGLNGHFPVIACVAGFRGEKRQEDLIRAMALIRCPFPTARLVLAGSGWYVANLRGFAEEAGVADLVDCPGEREDVPALLANTDVFVLPSSLEPFGMSPVEAMAAGVPVVVTRTGGLAEIVTDGVDGIQVPVGDHGAIAAAVIRICSDRQLRDRLAAAGLRRASDFDEARAIKGLLGHFNDVIARRI; encoded by the coding sequence ATGGACAGGAACACCGGCACCGGCAGCAGACTGACCGTCCTTTTCGTCGAGTCGTCCAAAAATTTTGGCGGCCAGGAGCGGCGCATTGTCCACGAGGCGCGGCTGTTGAGGGATGCCGGGCACCGTCCCCTCATCCTCTGTCCTCCCGATGCGTTGCTCTGTGCACGGGCGCACGCGGCAGGACTCATTGCAGCCGGCGTGCCCATGCGCAACGCGATGCACCCGGTTGCCATCCGCTCCCTCTGTACCGTTATCCGCCGGGAGGGGGTGGATGTCATCTATTCCCACTCGGCAAAGGATTCATGGCTCGGCGGAATCGCTTCCCTTCTCACCGGAGTTCCGCTCGTCCGCAGCCGGGAACTCCTGAACCCCATCAAGCGGGCCGTCTCCTACAACCTGCTGCCGAAACGGGTGCTTGCCTGCAGCAATGCGGTGCGGGAGCATCTGATCGCCAGCGGTGTAGACCCTCGCAAGGTGTACGTGCAGTACCCGCCCGTGGCTACGGCGCGGTTCGCCTCGGTTGCCGACGAGGAGCGACTGAAGACCAGACGTGATCTGGGGCTCAACGGTCACTTCCCCGTCATTGCCTGTGTGGCAGGGTTCCGTGGTGAGAAGCGCCAGGAAGACCTGATTCGGGCCATGGCGCTGATCCGCTGCCCTTTCCCGACGGCACGGCTCGTTCTTGCCGGGAGCGGCTGGTATGTGGCCAACCTGCGGGGCTTCGCCGAGGAGGCCGGGGTGGCGGACCTGGTGGATTGCCCCGGCGAGCGTGAGGACGTGCCGGCGCTGCTGGCGAACACCGACGTGTTCGTGCTTCCCTCATCCCTGGAGCCCTTCGGCATGTCGCCGGTGGAGGCCATGGCCGCCGGCGTGCCCGTGGTGGTGACCCGCACCGGCGGGCTCGCCGAGATCGTAACGGACGGCGTGGACGGGATTCAGGTGCCCGTGGGCGATCACGGTGCCATCGCTGCGGCAGTCATCCGGATCTGCAGCGACAGGCAGCTCCGTGACCGGCTTGCGGCCGCAGGCCTGCGGCGCGCCTCCGACTTTGATGAAGCACGGGCCATCAAGGGGCTTCTCGGCCATTTCAACGACGTCATCGCCCGAAGGATCTGA
- a CDS encoding ADP-heptose--LPS heptosyltransferase, with amino-acid sequence MPLRVLIVKVSALGDVIHALPVLDYLHQVSPGIAIDWVVEEGNRDILEGHPLLRRLHVVRTKAWRRDPLSDTTRTQIATVRRELREAAYDIAFDLQGNIKSGLIAWLSDARRRYGFDRDGVRESLNLYFTTNQVPLRRQDHHISSRALRVVSVPFGRDYAGMKLSTDIYTSPEDDEAAEVFLATLDDGFVLLFHNGTTWTTKLWHEEGWIALGTRAIHMFPDATILLSWGNDQEKKAAEAIAAGIGRRVRVLPKLTLKGFCALLKKVDVVVGGDTGPVHMAAAVGTPTVSFFRATDGSRNGPRGDQHVIVQSPLDCTACLRKSCDRDAPCRASITADALMGGIARLLATPFPSTG; translated from the coding sequence ATGCCGCTCCGTGTACTCATCGTCAAAGTATCCGCCCTGGGGGATGTGATCCACGCCCTGCCCGTACTCGACTATCTCCACCAGGTTTCCCCCGGCATCGCGATCGACTGGGTGGTGGAGGAGGGGAACCGCGATATTCTTGAGGGACATCCGCTGCTGCGCCGGCTCCATGTGGTCCGGACCAAGGCATGGCGGCGCGATCCGCTCTCCGACACCACGCGCACCCAGATCGCCACTGTTCGGCGGGAGCTGCGCGAAGCGGCCTACGATATCGCCTTCGATCTGCAGGGGAACATCAAGAGCGGCCTCATAGCGTGGCTTTCCGATGCCCGGCGCCGCTACGGTTTCGACCGGGACGGCGTCCGGGAGTCGCTGAACCTGTACTTCACCACCAACCAGGTGCCGCTCCGCCGCCAGGACCACCACATTTCCAGTCGCGCGCTCAGGGTGGTCAGCGTTCCCTTTGGCCGGGACTATGCCGGGATGAAGTTGAGCACCGACATTTACACGTCGCCGGAGGATGACGAGGCCGCCGAGGTGTTCCTGGCAACCCTCGACGACGGCTTTGTTTTGCTCTTCCATAACGGCACCACCTGGACCACGAAGCTCTGGCACGAGGAAGGGTGGATCGCGCTGGGGACCAGGGCGATTCACATGTTCCCCGATGCCACGATCCTCCTCTCCTGGGGCAACGATCAGGAGAAAAAGGCTGCCGAGGCCATTGCCGCGGGGATCGGACGCAGGGTTCGAGTCCTGCCCAAGCTGACGCTCAAAGGGTTCTGCGCACTCCTCAAGAAGGTCGACGTGGTGGTGGGAGGAGACACGGGGCCGGTCCACATGGCAGCCGCGGTGGGAACGCCCACGGTCTCCTTCTTCCGCGCCACCGATGGCAGCCGCAACGGTCCCCGGGGGGATCAGCACGTGATCGTCCAATCTCCCCTCGACTGCACCGCCTGCCTGCGCAAGTCGTGCGACAGGGATGCTCCCTGCCGCGCCAGTATCACCGCCGACGCCCTCATGGGCGGTATCGCCCGGCTCCTTGCGACCCCCTTTCCATCAACCGGGTGA